A genomic stretch from Tistrella mobilis includes:
- a CDS encoding TRAP transporter small permease subunit, whose amino-acid sequence MTGEVRARAGGLLRLADLLNTVVARIVVWLVPVMVVVTIMDVALRLFAGRATLWAFDATVQFYAAHFLLLGGFTLLRGGHVGVDILREQAGPRTGLVMDVASWIAFFFPFAIVMVLWSWDFMIASWAIHETSPGVAALPVYPIKTLFFAGNLLLLIQGVAAFLRVLAGGFSRLKGV is encoded by the coding sequence ATGACGGGCGAGGTGCGGGCACGGGCGGGGGGCCTGCTCCGCCTGGCCGATCTGCTGAACACGGTCGTCGCCCGGATCGTGGTCTGGCTGGTGCCGGTGATGGTGGTGGTGACCATCATGGATGTGGCGCTGCGCCTGTTTGCCGGGCGGGCCACGCTCTGGGCCTTTGATGCCACGGTGCAGTTCTACGCCGCCCATTTCCTGCTGCTCGGCGGTTTCACCCTGCTGCGCGGCGGCCATGTCGGGGTCGATATCCTGCGCGAGCAGGCGGGGCCGCGCACCGGGCTGGTGATGGACGTGGCGTCCTGGATCGCCTTCTTCTTCCCCTTCGCCATCGTGATGGTGCTGTGGAGCTGGGATTTCATGATCGCCTCGTGGGCGATCCATGAAACCTCGCCCGGGGTGGCGGCGCTGCCGGTCTATCCGATCAAGACCCTGTTCTTCGCCGGCAATCTGCTGCTGCTGATCCAGGGCGTGGCGGCGTTCCTGCGGGTGCTCGCCGGCGGTTTCAGCCGGCTGAAGGGGGTGTGA
- a CDS encoding TRAP transporter large permease, translated as MHLSPEIFTILMFAGLLVGLLLGHPLAFVLGGLSVIFAMLGPGIPAFGIVINRVWGLADNYVMVAIPIFVFMARLLSDSGITDRLFHTLRLLFGPVPGGLNFAVIIISVLLAATTGMVGASLAVMGVLALPAMISYGYRKETSTGAIAAGGSLGILIPPSIMLVVMGGYAQLSVGKLFAAALVPGLLLAVCYALYTGILCWMKPQYGPPVTAEERAQTSTGTLLLMLLKEVAPTLALILGVLGSIFTGIATVTEAASIGAAIAFLIILAYRRFSWAMLRTAVIETGITTAMVMFVAIGATAFTGIFVAGGGMGVVQSFFTGLEIGRWGTFALLMFAVFIAGMFLDWLGVIMICFPIFLPIAAALGFDKLWFVMMIAVCLQTSFLTPPVGYALFYLKGVAPKGVTTMHIYRGVVPFVLIILGVIGLCALFPGIVTWLPSRLG; from the coding sequence ATGCATCTCTCCCCCGAAATCTTCACCATCCTGATGTTCGCCGGCCTGCTGGTCGGGCTGCTGCTCGGCCATCCGCTCGCCTTCGTGCTGGGCGGGCTGTCGGTGATCTTCGCCATGCTCGGCCCCGGCATTCCCGCTTTCGGCATCGTGATCAACCGGGTCTGGGGTCTGGCCGACAATTACGTGATGGTCGCGATCCCGATCTTCGTGTTCATGGCCCGGCTGCTCAGCGACAGCGGCATCACCGACCGGCTGTTCCACACGTTGCGCCTGCTGTTCGGGCCGGTGCCGGGCGGGCTGAACTTCGCGGTGATCATCATTTCGGTGCTGCTGGCCGCCACCACCGGCATGGTCGGCGCGTCGCTCGCCGTGATGGGCGTGCTGGCCCTGCCGGCGATGATCTCTTACGGCTATCGCAAGGAAACCAGCACCGGCGCCATCGCCGCCGGCGGCAGCCTGGGCATTCTGATCCCGCCCAGCATCATGCTGGTGGTGATGGGCGGCTATGCTCAGTTGTCGGTCGGCAAGCTGTTCGCGGCGGCGCTGGTGCCGGGCCTGCTGCTGGCGGTGTGCTATGCGCTCTATACCGGCATCCTGTGCTGGATGAAGCCGCAATACGGGCCCCCGGTCACGGCCGAGGAACGCGCGCAGACCTCTACCGGCACCCTGCTGCTGATGCTGCTGAAAGAGGTGGCGCCCACCCTGGCGCTGATCCTGGGGGTGCTCGGCTCCATCTTCACCGGCATCGCCACGGTCACCGAGGCGGCCTCGATCGGTGCCGCCATCGCCTTCCTGATCATCCTGGCCTATCGCCGCTTTTCATGGGCGATGCTGCGCACCGCGGTGATCGAAACCGGCATCACCACCGCCATGGTCATGTTCGTGGCGATCGGCGCCACCGCCTTCACCGGCATCTTCGTCGCCGGCGGCGGCATGGGGGTGGTGCAGTCCTTCTTCACCGGGCTGGAGATCGGCCGCTGGGGCACCTTCGCCCTGCTGATGTTCGCGGTGTTCATCGCCGGCATGTTCCTCGACTGGCTCGGCGTGATCATGATCTGCTTCCCGATCTTCCTGCCGATCGCCGCCGCCCTCGGTTTCGACAAGCTGTGGTTCGTGATGATGATCGCGGTCTGCCTGCAGACCTCGTTCCTGACCCCCCCGGTCGGCTATGCCCTGTTCTACCTGAAGGGCGTGGCGCCGAAGGGGGTCACCACCATGCACATCTATCGCGGCGTCGTGCCCTTCGTGCTCATCATCCTGGGCGTGATCGGGCTGTGCGCGCTGTTCCCCGGCATCGTCACCTGGCTGCCCTCTCGCCTGGGCTGA
- the dctP gene encoding TRAP transporter substrate-binding protein DctP has protein sequence MPSITISGMARVAGLAAGLTLATGTALAADATMRMTTTWTSGINLMEGDKKFVEIANAITGDALKIEFFEGGTLVPPTQVFDAVQSNTVQASADWPGYWAGKNSAFGLLGSYPMLFTAADYILWTKQWGGFEAFQEAYGQFGMVYLPYAVVSMESGLRGRKPIPTLAEMDGKRIRMSGRAQGEILKRLGAAQTQIAGGEVYQALERGVVDAAEFSGPGVDWGMGLQEVSKYWMTPGWHQPGSMSGVMINKKFWDGLPEEVRTKLKIAADATLSWSIAYYEHDAVEAVRKFKEAGTEVVQLPAEDVAKLQEISNQALVDEACANPLFAKIAASQVEYMADYAEWRGMAGDFAMGRNLSKLPDVAKLKSCAG, from the coding sequence ATGCCCAGTATCACCATATCCGGGATGGCCAGGGTCGCCGGTCTCGCGGCCGGCCTGACGCTCGCAACCGGTACCGCCCTTGCGGCCGATGCCACCATGCGCATGACCACCACCTGGACCAGCGGCATCAACCTGATGGAGGGTGACAAGAAATTCGTCGAGATCGCCAATGCGATCACCGGCGATGCGCTCAAGATCGAGTTCTTCGAGGGCGGCACGCTGGTGCCGCCGACCCAGGTCTTCGACGCGGTGCAGAGCAACACCGTCCAGGCCTCGGCCGACTGGCCGGGCTATTGGGCGGGCAAGAATTCGGCCTTCGGCCTGCTCGGCAGCTATCCCATGCTGTTCACCGCCGCCGACTATATCCTCTGGACCAAGCAGTGGGGCGGGTTCGAGGCCTTCCAGGAGGCCTATGGCCAGTTCGGCATGGTCTATCTGCCCTATGCCGTGGTCTCGATGGAATCGGGGCTGCGCGGCCGCAAGCCGATCCCGACGCTGGCGGAGATGGATGGCAAGCGCATCCGCATGTCCGGCCGCGCCCAGGGCGAGATCCTGAAGCGGCTGGGCGCCGCCCAGACCCAGATCGCCGGCGGTGAGGTCTATCAGGCGCTGGAGCGCGGCGTGGTCGACGCCGCCGAATTCTCCGGCCCCGGCGTCGATTGGGGCATGGGGCTGCAGGAGGTGTCCAAATACTGGATGACCCCGGGCTGGCACCAGCCGGGCTCGATGAGCGGGGTGATGATCAACAAGAAGTTCTGGGACGGGCTGCCCGAAGAGGTCCGCACCAAACTGAAGATCGCCGCCGACGCCACCCTGTCCTGGTCCATCGCCTATTACGAGCATGACGCGGTCGAGGCGGTGCGCAAGTTCAAGGAGGCCGGGACCGAAGTCGTTCAGCTGCCGGCCGAGGACGTGGCGAAGCTGCAGGAGATTTCCAACCAGGCACTGGTCGACGAGGCCTGCGCCAACCCGCTCTTTGCGAAGATCGCCGCTTCGCAGGTCGAATACATGGCAGACTATGCCGAATGGCGCGGCATGGCCGGGGATTTCGCCATGGGGCGCAATCTTTCCAAACTGCCTGATGTCGCGAAGCTGAAATCCTGCGCCGGCTGA
- a CDS encoding class I adenylate-forming enzyme family protein, with amino-acid sequence MTTDTPSSPILPEVTAAGGLTIDLLFARQARTTPRAPALADAGGEVAFTYDALFARVSRLAAWLTGPAGLKPGDRFAVLAENRTEYVELLLAAAMSGTILAAINWRLAPPEVAHCLRLVEPGLIVASPRHEGLLRDADCGDLPHLLFGPDFEAIAMAGPVPDLPAVTGPESGLVILYTSGTTGLPKGALISHRAEISRAQVMAIDHAIPPGRGFVAWAPLFHMVSADQVLGTLIRGGKVTVVDGYDPEAIIRVVAREKIGWLVLMPGMIEDFLNHLAAAGPIEPDVMVMGCMADLVPLAQIQAVTRALNAPYLNSFGSTETGAAPASAAVIGVGELPAGLSKRQSSGCAVRLVDWDDTEVPDGVPGEATIRSPSLFSGYWNNPKATAEDFRGGWFHMGDMFVRNPDGSLDFVDRRKYLIKSGGENVYPAEIERLILAGADIREAVVVRAPDARWGEVPVAVVAAAPHVTREDVLGRLHGRLARYKLPKAVVFLDYDAFPRSTTGKIKRHDVETLLDSRGQLKGDPAP; translated from the coding sequence ATGACCACCGACACGCCGTCCTCTCCCATCCTTCCGGAGGTGACCGCCGCGGGCGGCCTCACCATCGACCTGCTGTTCGCACGTCAGGCCCGCACCACCCCCCGGGCACCGGCCCTGGCCGATGCCGGGGGCGAGGTCGCCTTCACCTATGACGCGCTCTTCGCCCGGGTGTCGCGGCTGGCCGCCTGGCTGACCGGGCCGGCCGGGCTGAAGCCGGGCGACCGTTTCGCGGTGCTGGCCGAAAACCGCACCGAATATGTCGAACTGCTGCTCGCGGCCGCGATGAGCGGCACGATCCTGGCCGCGATCAACTGGCGTCTGGCACCGCCCGAGGTCGCCCATTGCCTGCGCCTGGTCGAACCCGGGCTGATCGTGGCGAGCCCGCGCCATGAGGGCCTTTTGCGTGACGCGGACTGCGGCGACCTGCCGCATCTGCTCTTCGGCCCGGATTTCGAGGCGATCGCCATGGCGGGGCCGGTGCCGGATCTGCCCGCGGTCACCGGCCCGGAAAGCGGGCTGGTCATTCTCTACACCAGCGGCACCACCGGTCTGCCCAAGGGCGCGCTGATCAGCCACCGGGCCGAGATCTCCCGGGCGCAGGTGATGGCGATCGACCATGCCATTCCGCCCGGGCGCGGCTTCGTCGCCTGGGCGCCGCTCTTCCACATGGTTTCGGCCGATCAGGTGCTGGGCACGCTGATCCGCGGCGGCAAGGTGACGGTGGTCGACGGCTACGACCCCGAGGCCATCATCCGGGTCGTGGCGCGCGAAAAGATCGGCTGGCTGGTGCTGATGCCCGGCATGATCGAGGATTTCCTGAACCATCTGGCGGCGGCGGGCCCGATCGAGCCCGATGTGATGGTGATGGGCTGCATGGCCGATCTGGTGCCGCTGGCCCAGATCCAGGCGGTGACCCGGGCGCTGAACGCCCCCTATCTCAACAGCTTCGGGTCGACCGAGACCGGTGCCGCCCCCGCCTCTGCCGCGGTGATCGGCGTGGGGGAGCTGCCCGCCGGCCTGTCCAAGCGCCAGAGTTCCGGCTGTGCGGTGCGCCTGGTCGACTGGGACGATACGGAAGTGCCCGACGGCGTGCCGGGCGAGGCGACGATCCGCTCGCCCTCGCTGTTCTCGGGCTATTGGAACAATCCCAAGGCCACCGCCGAGGATTTCCGCGGCGGCTGGTTCCACATGGGCGACATGTTCGTCCGCAATCCCGATGGCAGCCTGGATTTCGTCGACCGGCGCAAATACCTGATCAAATCGGGTGGCGAGAACGTCTATCCGGCCGAAATCGAGCGGCTGATCCTGGCCGGGGCCGATATCCGCGAGGCGGTGGTGGTGCGTGCGCCCGATGCGCGCTGGGGCGAGGTGCCGGTGGCGGTCGTCGCAGCCGCACCCCACGTAACGCGCGAAGACGTGCTCGGCCGCTTGCATGGCCGGCTCGCCCGGTACAAGCTGCCCAAGGCGGTGGTGTTCCTGGATTACGACGCCTTTCCCCGCTCGACCACCGGCAAGATCAAGCGCCACGACGTCGAAACCCTGCTCGACAGTCGGGGCCAGCTCAAGGGAGATCCCGCCCCATGA
- a CDS encoding enoyl-CoA hydratase/isomerase family protein, whose protein sequence is MTTAFGSAADVSTNGYVDGFAEGAVLLERRGPVAWVRMNMAEKRNAMSEALVQGLARAVDAVEADPGFRVMVITGSGPAFSAGGDLALFQRLVGSGTLDTFDTYLERGRAMFTRIEQFRRPVIAAVNGVTVAGGLELMLTADLVYAAETARIGDGHVKFGVMPGGGSTARLSRRLPFNVASELLLTGRLADPRELAAHGLVNAVLADDALEAHVQQVAETIARHSADGIARIKALHARARDRSLDDALATEVRALLDYARGPDLLEGLTAFVEKRAPRFR, encoded by the coding sequence ATGACCACAGCATTCGGATCCGCAGCCGACGTCTCAACCAATGGTTATGTCGACGGCTTCGCCGAAGGCGCCGTGCTGCTGGAGCGCCGCGGCCCCGTCGCCTGGGTGCGGATGAACATGGCCGAGAAGCGCAATGCCATGTCGGAAGCGCTGGTGCAGGGTCTTGCCCGCGCCGTCGATGCGGTGGAGGCCGATCCGGGCTTCCGGGTGATGGTCATCACCGGCTCCGGGCCCGCCTTTTCGGCCGGCGGTGACCTCGCCCTGTTCCAGCGGCTGGTGGGCAGCGGCACGCTCGACACCTTCGACACCTATCTTGAGCGTGGCCGGGCGATGTTCACCCGGATCGAGCAGTTCCGCCGCCCGGTGATCGCCGCGGTCAACGGCGTTACCGTCGCCGGCGGGCTGGAGCTGATGCTGACCGCCGACCTGGTCTATGCGGCGGAAACTGCCCGGATCGGCGACGGCCATGTGAAGTTCGGCGTGATGCCCGGCGGCGGCTCCACCGCCCGGCTGTCGCGGCGGCTGCCCTTCAATGTGGCGAGCGAGCTGCTGCTGACCGGCCGTCTCGCCGACCCCCGCGAACTCGCCGCCCATGGCCTGGTCAATGCCGTGCTGGCCGACGACGCGCTGGAAGCCCATGTCCAGCAGGTGGCCGAAACCATCGCCCGCCACAGCGCCGACGGCATCGCCCGGATCAAGGCCCTGCATGCCCGCGCCCGCGATCGCAGCCTGGACGACGCGCTCGCGACCGAGGTCCGCGCCCTGCTGGACTATGCCCGCGGCCCCGATCTGCTCGAAGGGCTGACCGCCTTCGTGGAAAAGCGGGCGCCGCGGTTCAGGTAA
- a CDS encoding AraC family transcriptional regulator, with product MQETAPALGIPNDLFVGTMTGLATCTPDEELHQVWPKFMVILLLQGAQHFVMDGEHFRLDAGDADISVPQVFMLNVARPCLVRFVNDSDVEMRKVMVSAPLPWMQDLMRSCPEDGMPALRRFFAGHLNRFSFEPGRALIQLAERILEPPVPMQGELRTLYRKSHALQLMCEACLQMLDATGDDTPKPVEMSRRQIARIHDHILENLGRPLTVEGIAREMGLSTSSIQRHFKEHLGMTVYEFIRLKRLEAARAALERDGVPIAQAAWIAGYTSPTSFTAAFKKTYGLSPKHHRA from the coding sequence ATGCAGGAGACTGCGCCCGCCCTGGGCATTCCCAACGATCTGTTCGTCGGCACGATGACCGGCCTTGCGACCTGCACGCCCGACGAGGAGCTGCATCAGGTCTGGCCGAAATTCATGGTGATCCTGCTGTTGCAGGGCGCGCAGCATTTCGTGATGGATGGCGAGCATTTCCGCCTGGATGCCGGCGATGCCGACATCTCGGTGCCGCAGGTCTTCATGCTCAACGTCGCCCGGCCCTGCCTGGTCCGCTTCGTGAACGACAGCGATGTGGAGATGCGCAAGGTGATGGTTTCGGCGCCCCTGCCCTGGATGCAGGATCTGATGCGCAGCTGCCCCGAAGACGGCATGCCGGCGCTGCGCCGCTTCTTCGCCGGCCATCTGAACCGGTTCAGCTTCGAGCCCGGCCGGGCGCTGATCCAGCTAGCCGAGCGCATTCTGGAACCGCCGGTGCCGATGCAGGGCGAGCTACGCACGCTTTATCGCAAGTCGCACGCCCTGCAATTGATGTGCGAAGCCTGCCTGCAGATGCTGGACGCCACCGGCGACGATACGCCGAAACCGGTGGAGATGAGCCGCCGGCAGATCGCCCGTATCCACGACCATATTCTTGAGAATCTGGGCCGGCCGCTGACCGTCGAGGGCATCGCCCGCGAAATGGGCCTCAGCACCTCGTCGATCCAGCGGCATTTCAAGGAACATCTGGGGATGACGGTCTATGAATTCATCCGCCTGAAGCGGCTGGAGGCCGCCCGGGCGGCGCTTGAACGCGACGGCGTGCCGATCGCCCAGGCGGCCTGGATCGCCGGCTATACCAGCCCGACCAGCTTCACCGCCGCGTTCAAGAAGACCTATGGCCTGTCACCCAAGCATCATAGAGCGTAG
- a CDS encoding TonB-dependent siderophore receptor, with the protein MASMAYRALAGKWAFSVSWAALLVAGPAAAEDAVRLDALKVEERATENGTGPVGGYVARQSRTGTKTDSPIARTPQSVSVVGREQMQAQQVESVAEALRYTPGVFAEYRGASNLRDEIFVRGFYYVPKYLDGLFLGGDLSYARIEPYLLERVELLAGPSSVLYGQANPGGLVNMVSKTPTDTPLYETEVSIGTGHHYGAAFDLSDRLTADGRWAGRLAVTGLNRDLQEDGAERRAFAVAPSLRWTDHEATSLTILGGYQNEPDAGYRNFLDAAGTITPIPGYGYVPRDFFVSDTGFEKFEREQLWIGYQLEYAVSDALSLRQNARYHQVETTHHTLIYGSASASPITGADTIYSRSLTGGTDDWRQFAIDNQAEYRFGTGAAAHTLLAGLDYRHRTRDYIWGRNRNVPSIDVANPVYGGFDFSSLDLTTTDDQDLTADQFGLYLQDQIEIGGFSLLAGLRYDRASTDIDDNFNSLSYSYDDNALTWRVGALYTFANGIAPYVSYSTSFEPSLYAPEASAPAFDPTTARQVELGVKYAPEGTGLLLTAAVYDLRQKDVVMSAWDPGLGRSVYSQVGEVHNQGLELSAKAELDENLSMVASYSYIDSTIEDSVTAAEIGRTPARVPAHTASLWADYRFTDGAVQGLGLGAGVRYIGTSQGNNTNDFEVPAVTLFDASASYDFSGLGGSWQGVSVQVNAKNLTDETYVASCASAYACFYGEGRTVVATLKKRW; encoded by the coding sequence ATGGCAAGCATGGCGTATCGGGCACTGGCTGGAAAATGGGCGTTTTCCGTGTCCTGGGCAGCACTTCTGGTCGCAGGGCCGGCCGCGGCGGAAGACGCGGTCCGGCTCGATGCCCTGAAGGTGGAGGAACGGGCGACCGAAAACGGCACCGGACCGGTGGGCGGCTATGTTGCCCGGCAGAGTCGCACCGGCACCAAAACCGACAGCCCGATCGCCAGAACGCCGCAGAGCGTGTCGGTCGTCGGCCGGGAGCAGATGCAGGCCCAGCAGGTGGAAAGCGTCGCCGAGGCGCTGCGCTACACCCCGGGCGTCTTCGCCGAGTATCGCGGCGCCTCCAATCTGCGCGACGAAATTTTCGTCCGCGGCTTCTATTACGTGCCGAAATATCTGGACGGGCTGTTTCTGGGCGGTGACCTCTCCTACGCCAGGATCGAACCCTATCTTCTGGAGCGGGTGGAACTGCTCGCCGGCCCGTCCTCGGTGCTTTACGGCCAGGCCAATCCGGGCGGGCTGGTCAACATGGTCAGCAAGACGCCGACCGACACGCCCCTTTACGAAACCGAGGTGTCGATCGGCACCGGCCATCACTATGGTGCCGCCTTCGACCTTTCCGACCGGCTGACGGCCGATGGCCGCTGGGCGGGACGGCTGGCGGTGACCGGGCTCAACCGCGATCTTCAGGAGGACGGCGCCGAACGCCGTGCCTTTGCCGTGGCGCCCTCGCTGCGCTGGACCGATCACGAGGCAACCAGTCTCACCATCCTCGGCGGCTATCAGAACGAGCCCGATGCCGGCTATCGCAACTTTCTGGATGCGGCCGGTACCATCACGCCGATCCCGGGCTATGGCTATGTCCCGCGCGATTTCTTCGTCTCGGACACCGGGTTCGAGAAGTTCGAGCGCGAACAGCTCTGGATCGGCTATCAGCTGGAGTATGCGGTCTCGGACGCGCTGAGCCTGCGCCAGAACGCCCGTTATCATCAGGTCGAGACCACGCACCACACCCTGATCTATGGCAGCGCCAGTGCCAGCCCGATCACCGGGGCCGATACCATCTACAGCCGCAGCCTGACCGGCGGGACCGACGACTGGCGACAGTTTGCGATCGACAACCAGGCCGAATACCGCTTCGGCACCGGTGCGGCGGCCCATACCCTGCTGGCCGGCCTGGATTATCGCCACCGCACCCGCGACTACATCTGGGGCCGCAACCGCAATGTGCCGTCGATCGATGTCGCCAACCCGGTCTATGGCGGTTTCGATTTCTCGTCCCTCGATCTCACCACCACCGACGATCAGGATCTGACCGCGGACCAGTTCGGGCTCTATCTGCAGGACCAGATCGAGATCGGCGGGTTCAGCCTGCTCGCCGGGCTGCGGTATGATCGCGCCTCGACCGATATCGACGACAACTTCAACAGCCTGTCCTATTCCTACGACGACAACGCGCTGACCTGGCGGGTGGGCGCGCTCTACACCTTCGCCAACGGCATCGCGCCTTACGTCTCGTATTCCACCTCGTTCGAGCCGTCGCTCTACGCCCCCGAAGCGAGTGCGCCCGCCTTCGACCCCACCACCGCCCGACAGGTCGAACTCGGCGTCAAATATGCGCCCGAGGGGACCGGCCTGCTGCTGACCGCCGCGGTCTATGATCTGCGCCAGAAGGATGTGGTGATGAGCGCCTGGGATCCCGGCCTCGGCCGGTCGGTCTATTCCCAGGTCGGCGAGGTCCATAATCAGGGGCTGGAGCTGTCGGCCAAGGCCGAGCTGGACGAGAATCTCTCGATGGTGGCGAGCTATTCCTATATCGACTCGACCATCGAGGACTCGGTGACCGCGGCCGAGATCGGCCGGACGCCGGCGCGGGTGCCTGCCCATACTGCATCGCTCTGGGCCGATTACCGCTTCACCGACGGTGCCGTCCAGGGGCTGGGCCTTGGCGCGGGTGTGCGCTATATCGGCACCAGCCAGGGCAACAACACCAATGACTTCGAGGTGCCGGCCGTGACCCTGTTCGACGCCTCGGCGAGCTACGATTTCTCGGGCCTGGGTGGCAGCTGGCAGGGCGTGTCGGTGCAGGTCAATGCCAAGAACCTGACCGACGAGACCTATGTCGCCTCCTGCGCCAGCGCCTATGCCTGTTTCTACGGCGAGGGCCGGACGGTGGTCGCCACCCTGAAGAAGCGCTGGTGA